From Ignavibacterium sp.:
TAAGTTTAATTATTTCCTGTTTTTCATCACTAAGTGTGTCAATTTCTTTCAGAATGGCATTAATATCATGTTGCTGATCAGTTCCGATATATGAATCATCAGCAGCTATGGATTCTTTTAACTGAGTTGTGCGTTTAAGATTATTTTGTTTATAAAATCTTACAAAGGTCAGAAATAAAACCCTTCTTAGCCAATTCTCAATTGATTCAATTTTCTGATATTGCTCTGCAAAAGCAATGTAGACATTAGCAGTTAGGTCATCTACATCATCTTTATTTAAAATCTTTTTACCCCGATATTTGGAAAGAAAATAAGAATGC
This genomic window contains:
- a CDS encoding sigma-70 family RNA polymerase sigma factor yields the protein MAKEGNSDAFTKISGHIHEISHSYFLSKYRGKKILNKDDVDDLTANVYIAFAEQYQKIESIENWLRRVLFLTFVRFYKQNNLKRTTQLKESIAADDSYIGTDQQHDINAILKEIDTLSDEKQEIIKLRFWGDMQFNEIAEKLNKNEAAVKKMFYRSIEEIKNKLR